A window of Pieris rapae chromosome 22, ilPieRapa1.1, whole genome shotgun sequence genomic DNA:
GTTTAGTGCCGACAATAATGAGAGAAATGCCAGgatatttcttcttctttggAGGATATgaaggtatattttataatactaaaacaGATGTCTAgagctaaattaaaaaaatgattaattttttacaactaGAACTAATctttagtagtagtagtaaaaaccttttaattatttatttatgcaggaGAGACAATGCGCGGGCATTAACAAAAGGTTACAATGACCTTTAACTGTTAAGTAGAAAAATACCGAGTCTATTATTTCGTTGTTTAAGTTTGCTTTGTAAATTCTTAAATTCAAACCAATTATCTTTTTTGCACAGACTTTAAATGtccgtttttatatatttaaaaaaaatgatcatgacacgaattcaaaaatctgaggccaaggcctaaagaggttgttAGATAAGTAATGATcacataaaatagtaaaagttTAAACGTTTTTACGCGTGAATATAGTTTAACAGATAagtatagttaaaaatattacgaatGATTTAGCCTTTATGCACGTGCCTCTGAGGTTAcaatttgtaatttgataaataatgtgATCATGAAGTTCTGTAAATAagataattgttataaagatACGCACCGCGATTATGATAAACAGTCTTAACAATACTACTTGTTTATTTGAcctagaatttaataattatcatttaataatgtcAATTATTTCATGGCTTGTTCAATGCCAGAAGAAATAAGCGATTACTGTTGCAAACTTTTCCTgaaatatagttaataaaaaatgcattttttcgTCCGccgttttttgtttaaaatttaaaggacACATTAAATTGTActcttattttttcaaatctgcaTGAGCATGGCATGCGCACGCCAAACATTTCTGTGCAGATGACCGACAAACACTATTTCAATCGTATAAACGATTCGATTTGACGTGAATGTTCTTGAAACCGTGAATAGAGAAATTGCTTAAAATTCGCTGATTtttaacagtaaaaataaatactacttcTCGTCTAGAGAAAATCATATTACgcatcaatttatttatttataaaaattatatatttttttttaataaaaacttgaacTTTAATCtcatttatacttttattataggtACGAGAGAGTTTCTAGCTAAGCCGGGCCAGTCGAAGGATGACATCGGTTTCCTAAAGACAATGGTAGCTGGTGCAGTGGGTGGCTGTGTGCTATGGACCGTAATATTTCCATCTGACGTCATCAAATCTCGGATACAGATATCgaacaagaaacaaaaattcCTTACAGTTGGAATGGATATTGTAAGAAATGAAggtaaaatgtcaaaatagaatattaaaacaaaatgtatcaTTTAGCGACCCAatgctaaaatattaattatgatacAGGTTAGAGGTTATGCCACGATGTTTCCAGTACATGTTGATAGGAGAaggttatttgtattaatagtcatgtctataatacaaaaacatatctAATTTTCAGGACTGCACAACTTCGTTGTAGTCCACCCTTAAACATCCAAAAAAGAATGGCGGACagttttttgccagttcttctctctctttttaacgttcataagtgtacattgtgttacctaaatgcaTATACGATTTTGACTTTTAATCAACCGATCGCAATGAAGTTGGCAAGAGATAGTCTTGCCAAATTCATTCATCCTGGTCTACGTCCGccttttttgaagtgaaacttctttaggcgcatgagggtaatttttttacggatgaaacgtcactgTTATTTGTGGCTACCGGATATTTTTCGTTCTGGCATCGCTCTATTTTCCTACTTCCCATATTAATCtcttttgtattaatgttCTCCTAATTTTATGCTCTTCTCCTATTATGAGGTATCAAACCTCAGTATTTATTGCACGCAAGTGTAACACATCTTTTTCTGTAGGTTTTTGaaggttttgtattttttatccaCCTCTTATTAGCAAAATTTAAAgctcacaaaaacaaataatacataaacgcattaatttttttgtaggatttctcgaaaatatatttcagatttCAGACAGGCGTCGTTTTTCGTCTATCGTTTTCAGATGggcaatgtgtgggtaatatgtgtaaaaaaagttaataataacaacacaTAGTACTTACGTAATCCTGACAATATTTCTAatctagatatatatttatatacagtttAAAGGATTAGGTCTAAATTATACgccatgtttttaaattgtaatttaatcaCGGAAGTGTTGATTATccaataagatttttttagaaaatattaactgaatacatattttgtattattttacttttttaaattaattattttattctattacagtaaaaaaagATGTAAGGGTTGCAAGTACTTACAAacgtattgtaaaaaaaattcttggaTGTTTGAAGAACCTATCAGTTCTTTCGTTCGGtcattagttaattaaatgatttgttttataaaaaaaatgcgatGTCGTTAAAAAGAATTAACAATAAggaccggcaacgcattcgcatAACTGGTGCCCAAGTATAGTGGTGGCATTTAGAcaactaaaataatgtataatttcagGTGCTCTGGCCCTATTCAACGGATTAAAACCGACACTGGTGAGGACAATACCAGCCACCGCAGTACTCTTTGTGATATATGAATACTCGAAGAAATTCATGCATCAATCATTCGGGGactgattttattattgttataatctgtatataatatatgtatgttatggattggttaatttttgttttatttatgaagttCGTTAATTTTTGCAAAAGAGGAAAACAAAATTGCTTTGAACTACGAAAGTCTCTTTCctacctttttttaaactttaccaAATACAATTATGATTATTCTCCCGCCGACCGCGAAACTAAATGTCGTTCGCCAAGTATTCCcatgctggctgtggctttaagaagagtgttttcgaaaagaggaaTAGCGACAATGGATgattttttagcggaaaacgcgtAAACTTATGTCTtcttggggttaaattggactaggtttagtcaTCCCCAGTTAGATTACTCCACGTAGTAGACACAAGTTAGTTGGAAGAGTGAAAACTTGAAAGAGTGCTGTATagaacaaaataaacttaagaacTGTGTCTTTCTCTTAATAGAGTTTTGTAGTCACAGTAAGCCTTAATTAAGCTATTACAAACAAgctaaaattaacattttcttaaaCTCACTTTTTTAAACCAAGGGCGATTTTTTATGTCtgcttcattaataatttttcttagctttgaatttttaagtttaataatacctTCTTCCACATTCCTTTCAATGTCTAAGACTGGTGTAACTATGAAATGATCCGTCCTTATGTCGTAAAAAAGTTGATAATTTAGTTCTTGAAAGGGAACCTTTTTAAAGTTATGAAACTGTTTGTAATGTGAAATCTGTCACTGGGACAGCTGGTATTTCTCATAAATACTGCTACCATGTCCAGTGATGATTTCCAAGTGCAAGACGTCTACAGATATTCAAGGAAGTCGTATAAAAACCAtcacacaaataatatacattattcagAAAATCGAAGAGAAACTGACTTAGAATCGCCTAGAAgtgatattttaagatttccGGACGCGCGCTGCAGCAGTTGCGATGATTCTGAAGGAGAAATAGCCaatattttgcataaaaaatgTCCTGTTATAGCATTAGCTCAGCAACAACTCCAAAAAATACTAGATGAAACTGACAAGTTGTTGTGTGATAATACACAATGTTgcaggtatattttaataacaacatttGACTTCAGCTTTTAGACCatgttaattgtttaatataccACGCACTATGCAGGCAGCGTATAACCTGAGATCCTAGGATTGTAGgttatttgataatataacTGGCACAAAAATACTGGGGAACAAAAACAAGCTGAAATTCTGTTGTTAAAACACTTAGCTAGGATTATGATCGTTAAACTTGTGTgacaaagaaaattatatttttccttgcttttaactattatttcaGAACTATCTATGATTTTGTGGATATATGCAGAGAAGCACTCAATCACCAAAACAGATGCGTatgctttttagtttttctgaTAATTGCTTCATTTTTCATTGGTCTAATATTTGGTGCAGCTTCGTGCGGTACATATCTACGAAAATTTAACAGTCCTATACTTTCATGTATCGATAACTACTTTATAACTGAAAGGTATTATCAAGATGACATAAATAGGCTTATTGTTTGAAGCAGACATTTTGATGTTTTACTAAGATTTATTGTAGTATAggtaaataaagaattttcattacaatttttaatgatattttatatacaagataCAGCCTTCATTTTTGTTATCGATGTTATAAACACCAGGATAAGTGGTTATCCAACATTACTGAAATCCATTGTAGTTGGATTGTTttggaaatatatttgtaaagtaCATGTCATTGATAAAGTTATGATctgttatatattagattatatatattatgtatattgaaaaaaatattatgcaatGATAAATGGAATAcagatgaataaataaaataaaattaattaaacaaatacatttataggCAGGCAATGCACTTACAATGTGACTGTCCAGGGGCAGCAGTTAAactaacatcaggtgagcctcttgcccatgttacataaaaaaatgtaatagtgCTTTTACATATGACTATTTGGTACAAATGTTTTCTATGTGTACATAAAAGCTGAAAATTCTATacagaattaaaaacaaaattgttttcaatttttattaaagttcattTACAATAAGCATTGAACAAAGctacgaaataaatttaaagtttgtgTTGGAAACCAATCACAAATTTGTcacaattcaatttttttaacaatccAGTTGACACAGCTTAGTTAAATAGTACTCCTACCATTTAAACTATAAAGACAAGTATATTTAAGTTGAAcatatagattattaaaatattatcagaaACCACAATGAGCAAAAGGGAGTGATttgttcatattaaataagtgTGGTATTAGTAATGAAATCAATTCTCTTATAATAAACTGAATTTATCAGAGTATCTAGCATGTAGTTAACATTACCATACCTCGTATACATCAAATACTGTCTTGGTAATTGGCTAAATATTACGAGGGATGTTGTGACCACAACTATACactgaatttatatttcaataattaattcaattagaaTGATGATTAGTATTTACTTGAATAGTGAAAACTATCTGATAGGtacatataagtttaatagtTACACTAGTGTTTTTTGATGAATacacttattaatattcatttaaagtatggctaagaaatgtattaggcttttaataaaagttgatCTGTATGTTTAGTCAGCATAACCTTACTAACACCTGACAATCTGTAATTTAGCATTTAAGTAATGTGAAAGCTTGACCAACCTATCAATGATTTAACTACAGGTAGTAATTTGCACATGTAAATTACAAGTGTCTTGAGAAATTTTACAACttttaatacacatacatcataatcaaaaatttacttCTCTTCACACCACTCGTTTTCTTTACGGACTTGTTCTTCCTCAGCAGCAGTAAAGTCATTCttaatgttaaatgttttacgGATCTCCTCAGGAGTTTTGCCTTTAATCATGTTGGCTACCGTCTTGCATGTTACATCTAATAAACCCTTTATGTCTAAATAGTTGGCAGCTAAAATTAACTCAAACAATGTGCCCTGATCAACTTTCAAGAAATCTGCATCCCATGACGATATATCGTCAGTTCTCTTTTCTTTGTTCTCATCATCTTCAGGTAGAGGAGGATCATCTTTATGATAAGTAGCCCATTGAATAACCTTTTTTAGAATAGCGGAGTTGACGTTCGGAAGAGGGACTATTTCTTCTTCGTCGTCGTCCATGCCCAAATCTTCTAACATAGTTTTTATCGTTACTGAGCATTTGGCTATTTCAACATCAACATCAAATATTTCAGTATCAGAGGACTGTAGTTTTATGTTCGGCAtctgaaaaaattaattactatatttgtTAGATACAATGTCGATTTTCGGCGCCATCTTATAAGGTAAAATCATCGCAGCTTGCTTAcctcaatttataaaattgttcaatTGTTTATGAATCAATAAAATGTTGTTACTAATTATACTGTCgcagttaatttatataattatgtcgTGGAAAAaccgaaataaaattgtttaatcgAATTTAACTGGAGCACGAAATACAAAGAATTAAACACACTCAAATACCAAAATTAAATGTCATACTCCAATCTccatagacaatatttttagttcaCAGCTTATGTTGACTCTCTAGTCAACGAATATCCCGTCAATGTCTTTTATCTTAGCCTTAACATTTATGTGTAACatacatcaatattttaacgGTTCCAAACCGGTTAAGAATTGGGGTAAagttagaaaaagaaataaagcaatatttttttcaattattataatacttaataactGAAGGTCTTCTTTACATTTGgcgattaataatatttttataagtttcataGGTAATCGCGTTTTGCTTTTGTTCTTTACAAATAACGTCATATTGTATGTAGTGAAAATGCTATCGGTAATTCCCGTTGTTTATTATTACGaggttttatattgattttatttagagACATTGCCGTTTTGTGTTACGTTGTTGTTCGAACAGAAGTATATCTCTTCGTAACGGAACAGCACAATATCTATCTAGTAGTAGGACTCCACGCCGGCCATTCCATACTTATCTTTTCATCTCTCAACCCTCAGTCGAATTGGGGCTGTAACCGAAATTGAATATGAAATTTGTTCGCGCGCGTGCCCCTTAGCGCGTATTAATCTTAAgtcttacaaataaaatcgttgtgatttgatttgaattaataagtGATGTGATGATCGAATGTACGACCTAATAGATACGATTCGTAAGCTGAAGCTTCCACTTCAAAGGCAAAGGTCAATACTTACAAAGGCATAAGATTCAATAGGCTAAGTTTCAATGggttcttattaaataaaacaacatagATGTGTACACACTTATATCGTTATTATTGGTAAAATGTGCTAAACAATTGCAATAATATAGTAGGAATATTGATAACAAGTTTGATATACCCTTAATTAGAtgcactttattatatttatgcttAATACTAAACCCACAaaacattcataaaataatttgaatatataaataaattctaaaattactTGTAAAATTTTTTGGCACATTGAAAAATATACGCAATATTTTACTAGTATAACCAATCCATTACAGCACcacattttatcaaaaatatagaataagcCTCATTGAAACATTAACAAATCcatgaaataatttacttaaacgGAAATCCAGAAGGAAACCAATAATGATAACAAATATACCCGAACTAAGCcttaaaatgatatttgacATATCAAGCAACAACACACTAATTTTAGATGATAACTTTGTAAATATAGAGagcaaacattaatttatcaatacaaAATGCATATTTTCCTCCAATAAAGTCTACTTAAAATTACACTTaactttttcaatatattagtattgtttaaatcaatataattttgatatatgtaaaattttattacaactatattataataaattttaaatgcttattcatatctaattaaaaatttgcgCTCAGTATGTacgttaaaaatttttttcattctaatgttataatttagcttttttaattattttatattagtgcttacataataacaagttttatataaagatttggcagtaaacattaataaaaaattagaaatacttttttcagtcatagaagtttttttatacaaaacatttaaaaatctttcagATCCAAgattataaagtatatattttgttccttttaaaataattattcagtaAAGAGTtgtataatgattaaaaatagagtacaaaataatgtgCCATTACTttttacagtatattttttttacataggaATCGTTTTGGCTTAAGCATAGCAATTTGGCATAGCATTTggtaataattcaaattaaacagtaattaattataaagatcTAGTTTTCTGAAATACTGTGTAGGTTGAAATTCTGTTGCTAAATGCTAATAAGGGTAAGACATAGTAAGCAGTCTTTTATTGACTTACACACATGCCTATGTCACTCAACATCtaaggaattttattttttgaagtcaTTAACGGACTGTATTAGTTACTAAAACTTAAAGTTTATTGTACAAATTTTCTCCACCATGccatataaatagaaatgtaaCAAACCTTTTCTATCAACATATGTTCTTTATAGCAAATAAAAGATTGTTGCAATCCTATGGGTAAGTTACATCTACAATAATGGATGCACAACTAGTTTGTCTTGTCAACAGCAAACAAacattaagtataattaaaataatggaatgataatgaatatattgaaattaaaaaataatttatttatttgttaaaacatacaattttttatctaatagtTTGAACTAACATATCCAAATCTTTCTTTTAGacgaaaatatacttttaggGTTGGTCGTAAAATTGTCAGAGTTAGAACTATTAATACCAGTATTATTGAGATGAACCTTAAGACCTCTCCAAATGACCACCAGTTTGAAAAATTGCCTAAAACTATTGTTATCACACCTAAACAAAGTGTAATTAACCCGACAGAAGCATGtattacttttatgtaaattggtGCCATGTAATCTTTCAGCTTAAGACTATATAGGGTGGTGAGTCCACCAAGACtagttaaaaaagtaaatataatggcTGCTAAACCAAATTTGGCATGCAAGGAGACAAAATGTGGCTTAtcattaatgattttatttataattattataataaaacctgTTAGTATAACTGTAGCAGCAACCAGTTGAAGTACCCAGTGCCTTGCACTGCGAAGGCGTATAGGCATCCACTCTGTTGCAAAATCACCAGGAGTGACAGCATTGACAGCACTACACATAAATATCAGCCACTGTAAgggaaatagaaaataaatatatttttgctcTTTCTATAGCAAAAGAtgtgtaacatttaaattaattatttacccCTATTGACATGAGAATTGGATGAAAGGAGAACAATGTTACTCCATCGCGAAAGcagcaataaattataatcccATTAAAAATTACAGCTGCACTATTATTAATGAGATTCATGTAGCttggttttaaattactagGTGGTACAAGATTTGTAGATTCTGATGAGCCGTCGGTCGCAGGCATGTTTACTTTAGACGGTCAGTGTAGAGCGGCGGTTGCAAATTGCTAACTTTTGGTGTACAACCAAACCTTTCTCAATGAGCACTTTCTTCTTTTTCAAAGAAACAGTCACTAATGGAACTATCGTAGCGCGTAAaaggaattattaataatgtttaaaatatgcaGGAATGTTCCACTTCCAAGcactctattaatttttccaTTGCGCATGTGTTGTGAAAGCAGAAGACTGCACGAGATGGTCGTTTGACCCTTATCTAATACtcttgaatatataaattgtgaaAACTATGGTATTTTGGAATTATGAATTTACTTCGtctagttttagttttatttaaaactcgtaaatgtaatttagtcaaaaatttgatttcagcataaaattttaatattattgtaatataaattcaattcaatttcgtGACGATTGACATTTGACGATAAACGATTGATCATTGAAGTCGAACGGCGAACCACTCATCAGCAGTGTCAGCACTTCGCCTGATAAATCTTAAATGACAATCTACCTTTTAATTTCTAGTCTGTATTCTGATCTGGGGGTCTAGTCAAGACGGCTTAACTGttgtgtatgtagaaagtcgaaaactaaatttgtaatttgtatgaaaatgacagctagTAGTTGGTACCAACTGTCGACACTCCCCTGCAAGTTGGTATCACTGCATCAAGTAAACATACGTCACTAGCAAGTAGCAGTGGCCAGtgaataatattgatatttctgTCTTTTAAATCTTTGTGGCGCGGATAGAGACAAAACATATCAAGCAAGTTGAAACTTGTCGGCTTGAAGAAcaggttgtttttttttattatgtaggaATCACTGTGTCCGAGTGGTTCGCATTTAGTTTGCTCGTGCGTCTTGATTAAAGTGCATTTGCAAGTTTATTGTCATTTGACTCAAACAGATGTGCTGTGTTGTGATTAGTGAATCAATTGTTGGTTTTCTACcgcttttctattattttatggtAGATTAGATAGATAAATTATCAGTGTTAATCAAATTTATGAGTAGACTAAACTTTATACCGTTTTTAGTGATTCATACAAAATGATTATACGGTaagttttgaatatatatatatatattaaataattatatatagtaaataatttcctaagaaaaaaaatatatttacaaaatatcgtTTAAATTTGAAGGTACCTCGATGAAAACATCCTAACGAGTTGAAACGTgtttactaacaaataaaaatgtcaatagctattttagtaatatacaaagtttattaaaatattaattatagtgCTTTTAGGAGCAAATATTTAAtcgagtaaaatatttaaatcctattatgtatgtgtatcATATACATGCTCATAAGccacattatattaaaagttaaagtttCACTGtacattttgaatataatagcgtaagaaataaacaataaagttCTGTTcactttctttaatttttaacatatattccAGAAAacagacattaaaaaaaaatttttcgagaccttaaaattttgataatctCGGGTCGTAATTCATTGAACCAATAGTGGAAGTTACAGgtatgacataaaaaaaatgccaTAAATCGCAGAAGATCGATcgagtataaaaatattcataaatatagaGGTAACtgttttgtttacataaattttgaaattcgaacTAACTGGCCTGGAATCTGAATAAAAAGGATGCTTTCCATTGAGTTACGGAGGCAGTAAATCGGATATCTTTTCAAAGataagatatatttgtatactttaataattgtattttcaacattttataataaggaatcattaaaaaagaaatacttatAAGATATAGATGCGTCGTAGAACATGTTTTAcagataaaatgaaataaatatggtaCTAAAGGATAATATTGTGTTTGAataggaaaattatttttgtaatcgtaccagtaatatttttattcgttaCTAACGAAGAAATCTTTTCTTACACTTGCTATCATAAACTGTTGACTGGTTTCGTGGATTtggcttttttaatttaaggttAAATAACTTGTACCTACTTAGCATAATttttagatgttttttttgttggttaacgatatatatacagtcaaaacagTTTACGACATCGTTAAGAACAACATACTGGTTACATTGAACAAAATTAAAGGCCCTGGCTGA
This region includes:
- the LOC110992863 gene encoding uncharacterized protein LOC110992863; the protein is MSSDDFQVQDVYRYSRKSYKNHHTNNIHYSENRRETDLESPRSDILRFPDARCSSCDDSEGEIANILHKKCPVIALAQQQLQKILDETDKLLCDNTQCCRTIYDFVDICREALNHQNRCVCFLVFLIIASFFIGLIFGAASCGTYLRKFNSPILSCIDNYFITERYYQDDINRLIV
- the LOC110992864 gene encoding S-phase kinase-associated protein 1; protein product: MPNIKLQSSDTEIFDVDVEIAKCSVTIKTMLEDLGMDDDEEEIVPLPNVNSAILKKVIQWATYHKDDPPLPEDDENKEKRTDDISSWDADFLKVDQGTLFELILAANYLDIKGLLDVTCKTVANMIKGKTPEEIRKTFNIKNDFTAAEEEQVRKENEWCEEK
- the LOC110992900 gene encoding transmembrane reductase CYB561D2, translating into MPATDGSSESTNLVPPSNLKPSYMNLINNSAAVIFNGIIIYCCFRDGVTLFSFHPILMSIGWLIFMCSAVNAVTPGDFATEWMPIRLRSARHWVLQLVAATVILTGFIIIIINKIINDKPHFVSLHAKFGLAAIIFTFLTSLGGLTTLYSLKLKDYMAPIYIKVIHASVGLITLCLGVITIVLGNFSNWWSFGEVLRFISIILVLIVLTLTILRPTLKVYFRLKERFGYVSSNY